A stretch of the Vigna radiata var. radiata cultivar VC1973A chromosome 9, Vradiata_ver6, whole genome shotgun sequence genome encodes the following:
- the LOC106773601 gene encoding uncharacterized protein LOC106773601, translated as MGIAGVLRNIVRPLSLASSRTLTSRMSTNASMALFCPVSPSPCKPPLWTLPLLNHFHSLTDTRFPKRRPSDKPRRKRASLRPSGPYAWVQYTPGEPILPNKPNEGSVKRRNEKKRMRQRRAFILAERKKRKAQMQEANRKKNIQRVERKMAAVAREREWAERLAELQRLEAQKTI; from the exons ATGGGAATTGCAGGAGTGCTAAGGAACATTGTTCGCCCTCTATCACTTGCATCATCAAGAACCTTGACCTCTCGAATGTCCACCAATGCTTCAATGGCATTGTTCTGTCCTGTTTCGCCATCTCCCTGCAAACCTCCCCTGTGGACTCTTCCCCTTTTGAACCACTTCCATAGCTTGACAGACACTCGCTTCCCAAAGAGACGACCCTCTGATAAACCTCGCCGAAAGAGGGCCAGCCTGAGACCGTCTG GGCCTTACGCTTGGGTTCAATATACACCTGGCGAACCCATACTTCCAAATAAGCCAAATGAGGGGAGTGTCAAAAGGAGAAATGAGAAGAAACGCATGAGGCAGCGCCGTGCCTTTATATTG GCGgagaggaagaaaaggaaagctCAGATGCAAGAGGCTAATCGGAAGAAAAATATTCAGAGGGTAGAACGCAAAATGGCTGCAGTTGCAAGGGAAAGGGAGTGGGCAGAAAGACTGGCTGAGTTGCAGCGACTCGAGGCACAAAAGACAATCTAA
- the LOC106773817 gene encoding acid phosphatase 1, which yields MAERAMGELLRVVMVLMLLMLAAETEAMSSRRGNKRGKEESSRSGEGDSMSFCLSWRLAVEANNVVAWPTVPPQCSQYVETYMMNGQYERDLDLIVEEILGYVNQTLLPPDDIDAWILDVDDTCLSNIFYYKSKNYGCDPYDPSAFRKWAMTGRSPAISSVLRLFSILVDRGFKVFLLTGRDEESLGEVTKNNLQNQGFVGYERLILRSAAYRGKSAVKYKSDVRKQLEEEGYRIWGNVGDQWSDIKGDYLGNRTFKLPNPMYFVP from the exons ATGGCAGAGAGAGCAATGGGAGAGTTGCTGAGGGTGGTGATGGTGTTGATGTTACTGATGTTGGCAGCAGAGACAGAGGCAATGAGCAGCAGAAGGGGCAACAAAAGGGGTAAAGAAGAGTCATCTAGGTCTGGTGAAGGGGATTCAATGAGCTTTTGTTTGAGTTGGAGATTGGCAGTGGAAGCAAACAATGTGGTTGCATGGCCAACAGTGCCACCACAGTGTTCCCAATATGTGGAGACTTACATGATGAATGGACAATACGAAAGGGACCTGGATTTGATAGTGGAGGAAATATTGGGATATGTCAACCAAACATTGCTCCCTCCAGATGACATAGATGCTTGGATTTTGGATGTTGATGACACTTGCCTCTCCAACATCTTCTATTACAAAAGCAAAAACTATGG GTGTGATCCGTATGACCCATCTGCCTTTAGGAAGTGGGCCATGACAGGAAGGAGCCCTGCAATTTCTTCTGTGCTGAGATTGTTTAGCATTTTAGTAGACAGAGggttcaaagtgtttttactcACTGGAAGAGATGAAGAGAGTCTTGGTGAAGTTACCAAGAACAACTTGCAGAATCAAGGATTTGTTGGCTATGAACGGCTTATTTTGAG GAGTGCAGCATACAGAGGGAAAAGTGCAGTGAAATACAAATCTGATGTAAGAAAGCAGTTGGAAGAGGAAGGTTACAGGATATGGGGGAATGTGGGAGACCAGTGGAGTGATATTAAGGGAGACTATTTGGGGAACCGTACTTTCAAACTACCAAATCCAATGTACTTTGTTCCCTAA